In Pseudomonadota bacterium, the DNA window AAATTTGACGCGCTGGAAAAAGCGCGCGCATTATCGCCGCAGAAAATCATTGATGCCGTCAAACAATCCGGCTTGCGCGGACGCGGCGGCGCGGCCTTCCCCACAGGGATTAAATGGCAAACCGTCTTGGATACAAAGTCAGAGCAGAAATATATCGTCTGCAACGCCGATGAAGGCGACAGCGGTACGTTCGCAGACCGCATGTTGATGGAAGGTGATCCCTATTGCCTGATCGAAGGCATGATGATTGCCGGACGCGCCGTTGAAGCCACGCAGGGCTATATTTACCTGCGCTCCGAATATCCCAACACCCAAAAAATCCTGCAAAAGGCGATTGATAAAGCCTATGCTGCCGGGTATCTGGGGAAAGACTTCGAACTCGAAATTCGTATAGGCGCAGGTGCTTATATATGCGGCGAGGAAACGGCGCTTCTGGAATCGCTGGAAGGCAAACGCGGCATGATCCGTTACCGCCCGCCTCTGCCTGCTGTCAAAGGATTGTTCGGCAAGCCGACGGCACTAAATAATGTCATTACACTGGCAAGCATTCCCTTTATTCTGACGCAGGGTGCGGAGGCTTACAAAAATCACGGCGCAGGGAAATCAAAAGGCACATTGACCATCCAGCTTTGTGGCAATGTCAAATATCCCGGCCTGTATGAAATTGATTTCGGCCTGTCGCTGAAAGAGCTTCTTTATGATATCGGTGGTGGCACGGCAACCGGAAAACCATTGAAAACAGTGCAATGCGGCGGGCCACTGGGGGCTTATCTGCATGAAAGCCAGTTCGATCTGCCGATGACCTATGAGGATTTTGCCGCGCAAGGGGCGATGCTGGGCCATGGCGGCGTCGTGGTTTTTGATGACAGCGTCGATATGGCGCAACAGGCGCGCTATGCCATGGAATTCTGTTCTATTGAATCCTGCGGAAAATGTACGCCCTGCCGTATCGGCTCCACCCGCGGTGTGGAGGTCATTGATAAAATCATCGCCAATACGGAGCGCGCCAAAAATCTGGAACTTCTGGAAGATCTTTGCGAAGTGATGACCGAAAGCTCGCTCTGCGCAATGGGCGGGCTGACACCGGCACCGGTCTTAAGCGCTCTGAAATACTTCCCCGAAGCTTTTGGTCTAAAACCCGGCAAAAAGGCGGCGTAACCATGGCGATATTGAAAGAAAAAGATTTCGGTACCCCTGCCCGCAAAACGGCAGCAGATATCACGCTGGAAATTGACGGGCATCATGTCACCGTGCCGGAAGGCACATCCGTCATGCGGGCAGCGGCGGAAATCGGCATCAACATTCCCAAGCTTTGCGCCACGGACTCACTGGAGGCTTTCGGCTCCTGCCGCTTATGTGTTGTCGAAATCGAAGGTCGCAAAGGCTATCCCGGATCATGCCATACGACCGTCACCGACGGCATGAAAATCAAGACCCAAAGCGAAAAACTGGCAAAACTGCGCCGCAATACGATGGAGCTTTATATCTCCGACCATCCGCTGGACTGCCTGACCTGCGCCGCCAATGGTGATTGCGAATTGCAGGATATGGCGGGCGTTGTCGGATTACGTGACCAGCGCTATGGCGATGAGGGAAAAAACCATCTGTCCGCGCAAAAGGATGAAAGCAACCCCTATTTCACTTTTGACCCAAGTAAATGTATTGTCTGTTCCCGCTGTGTCCGCGCCTGCGAAGAAATTCAGGGAACACATGCTTTGACTGTTGAAGGGCGCGGCTTTGACTCCGTTATTTCCGCCAGCCAGCATGATGATTTTCTGGCGTCCGAATGCGTTTCTTGCGGCGCTTGTGTTGATGCCTGCCCCACAGCCACGCTGATGGAAAAAACCACCATCGAACACGGTATCGGCGAACATTCCGTCATTACGACCTGCGCCTATTGCGGTGTCGGCTGCTCCCTGAAGGCCGAGATCAAGGGCGACCAGCTCGTACGCATGACACCTTATAAAGACGGCCATGCCAATGAAGGCCATGCCTGTGTTAAAGGCCGTTTTGCCTGGGGTTATGCCACGCATCCGGACCGTATCACAAGCCCGATGCTCCGTGAAAAAATTACCGATCCGTGGCGTGAAGTCAGCTGGGAAGAAGCGCTGGACTATACGGCACGTGCCTTTAAACGCATCCAAAAGGAATACGGCGTTAAAGCCATCGGCGGTATTACCTCCTCCCGCTGTACGGCGGAGGAAACTTTTCTTGTGCAAAAACTTGTCCGCGCCGGTTTCGGCAACAACAATATCGACAACTGCGCCCGTGTTTGCCATGCGCCGACCGGTTACGGTTTGCGTGAAACGCTCGGCACCTCCGCCGGAACGCAGAATTTTGCTTCCGTTGCCGCCGCCGATGTCGTTCTGTTGATCGGTGCCAACCCGACCGATGCCCATCCGGTCTTTGCCTCGCGCCTAAAAAAGCGTCTGCGTGAAGGCGCGCAGATTATCGTTATCGACCCGCGCAAACTGGCACTTGTCGACTCTCCGCATATCAAGGCCGCTTTTCATCTGCCGCTGCGCCCCGGTACAAATGTCGCCATGCTGAATGCGCTGGCACATGTGATCGTGACGGAAAATCTGGTCGATGAGGATTTTATCAAAACACGTTGTGAAGAATTTGAAATCTGGAAGGACTTCATTTCAGAGGAAAAACATTCGCCCGAGGCAATGGAAAAAATAACCGGCGTTCCCGCCGATGACATCAGAAACGCCGCGCGCCTCTATGCCAAATCCGGAAATGCCGCCATTTACTATGGTCTCGGCATTACCGAACACTCACAAGGCTCCACCGCTGTCATCGGGCTTGCTAATCTGGCAATGGCGACAGGCAATCTGGGGCGCGAAGGTGTCGGCGTGAACCCCTTGCGCGGTCAGAATAACGTACAGGGTGCCTGTGATGTCGGCGGCTTTCCCCATCAGTTCCCCGGTTACCGCTCCGTGACGGATGAGGCAACACGGAAGATTTTTGAAAAAGAATGGGGCGTTCCCCTTGATGATGAGCCGGGACTGCGTATCCCGAATATGATTGATGCAGCCTGCGCCGGAACATTTAAAGGGATTTACATTCAGGGTGAGGACATCGTCCAATCCGACCCGAACAGCCAACACATCGCCGCCGGACTGGAGGCGATGGACTGTGTCGTCATCCATGACATTTTTCTGAATGAAACATCGAAATATGCACATGTCTTTCTGCCGGGTTCATCCTTCCTTGAAAAAGACGGTACCTTTATTAATGCCGAACGGCGCATAAACCGTATCCGCAAAATCAAGGAGCCGCTCGGCGGTTTGGCAGACTGGCAGGGTACGGTCGCTTTGTCCAAAGCCATGGGCTATGACATGGATTATAATCACCCTTCGGAAGTCATGGATGAAATTGCCCGCACGACGCCTGCTTTTTCCGGCGTCAGCTATGAAAAGCTGGACAGGCTCGGCAGCGTGCAATGGCCGTGCAATGAAGAAAATCCGAACGGCACACCCGTGATGCATATCGACAAAATCGTCCGCAATCCGGGGCGCTTTGTCACGACGGAATTTGTACCGACCGAAGAAAAAACCAGCAAAAAATTCCCGTTGATCCTGACGACAGGCCGCATCCTGACACAATACAATGTCGGTACCCAGACACGCCGTACCGCCAATAATGTCTGGTGCAGTGAGGATTTACTGGAAATCCATGAGCATGATGCCGAACAGCGCGGTATTTCCGATGGTGATCTGGTGGCCATTCAAAGCCGCAGCGGCACGGTCAGCCTGCGCGCAAAAATCTCGCAGCGTGTCCAGCCCGGCGTTGTTTATACCAGCTTCCATTTCGCCGAAAGTGGCACCAATGTCGTCACCACCAAACAATCCGACTGGGCGACCGAATGCCCGGAATATAAAGTTGTCGCCGTTGAAATCCGCCTAACCAATGAACTGTCCGACTGGCAGAAAAAAGTGCACCAATCCCACCGGGATGAGCCGCGTCTGGCAGCCGATGCGGAATAGATTATGATCCATCCGCGCACAGGACATGTCACGGTCAAAGCCAGCAGCCGGGAAGCACAGCTTGAACAGGAGATCGAAAAAGCCATCGCCTCCGAAGTGCCGGTTGCCTTTATCTATAATGATGTTTCCCATGCAGTCATGATGTGCACGCCGCAAGATCTGGAAGATTTTGCGCGGGGTTTCAGCCTCAGCGAAGGCATCATCAACAAAGCCGAAGATATCGAATCTATTGATATACGGGAAGCAGAAAACGGGCTGCTGCTGACCATGAAAATCCCGGAGGAAAACTTTATGGGTGTCTTGCGCCGCAAGCGTAATTTAACCGGATCAACATCCTGCAGCCTTTGCGGTATTGAAAATCTGGAAGAAGCCCTCTGCATGCCGCCTGCCATTGAGAGTACAGTGAATATTTCCGCGGATGCCATCTACAAAGCTTATGATGACTTAATGCAGCACCAGCCGGAAAAAAAGATCACCGGCGCGGTTCACGCTGCCGCCTTCGTTGATGTGGACGGAAATATCATGCTGGTGCGCGAAGATGTCGGGCGTCATAACGCACTTGATAAACTGATCGGCGCCTCTCTTGCCGCAGGCATATCTCCGCAAAACGGCTTTGTCCTGCTGACCAGCCGCTGCAGTTCTGAAATGGTTCAAAAGGCCGTTTTCTTTGGTGCGCCGATATTGGCAGCCATCTCCGCACCGACAAGTCTGGCTGTCACACTCGCCGATGCCGCTAATCTGACACTGGTTGCACTGCTGCGGGAAAAGAGATTTATAACATTCACCCATACCGACAGGATCACCGATCCCCGCCTCTAAACGCGGCAATGTTATTTTTATGTTAACAAATAGGCGGTAATATATAAAGAAATGAAAAAGGAAAAGCATGACTGGCGAGACAGTACAAAAAAGCAATTTCCAGATTTTTTCTGCCCATGTTGAAAAAGCGGGGCTGCGCGGTTTTGAAGATATTGTCAGCGCCCATATCAATACATGGGGCAATACGGTACAAGGGCTGTGCAATTTTCATCACAGCACGATTGACGCAATGGAGGGCAGCTCCCTTGCCTATTTACAACAGGATTTCCTGGACCGCCTGAATGACCTGCGCACCGGTACGGAAGAGCACCGCAGCCGTTTTCAAACTGTTCTGAATAACCCGCCGTCACAAACAACAAAATGTTGCGACATCAATGTCCACAGCCCGAAACAGCTAAAAACAGATGCGCTGTTTGCGCTTGTTAACCATTTACCCGCGCAGGACAAACAACAGGGCTTGAAAATTTTAAGCCATGCCGGATACGCCGTATATCAGATGATGCATGATGCGGCTTTTCTTGAGGAAGACCTGCTCAAGACCATCACACCGGAGCGCGATGCCTTAACCCTCGCCCGCGGTAAAGATGTGATCCCGCCGCTGACACAGAATGTCAAATATCATAAGGACGTTGCAGCAGATTGGTCCGCCCTGCAAAAACGTGCAACAACTTCTTTACAGCCCCGCTCACCCTCAACAACAGCACCCTAACGTCCGAAACGGAATTTTCCGGTACCGTTTTTGAAACGCGGCGGCGCGAGCTTGGCTTTTACGGCGGCAAGGCCTTTTTCCAGCGTCTCGGCAGGCGAGTCTTCGGTCGTGTCAAGAATATGCGCATCATCGGCAGGGCGCAGCGGCGAGAATTGACGGTTCATATCACGCGCATCACGCAAGGTAATATCTTTCAGCACCATCTCGCGCGTCAGACCGGGATTGTCATCCTTCTGCTGCTGATAGCGGCGCTTCGCGCGTTCTTCCGGCGTCGCAGTGACGTAAAATTTGACATCAGCATGCGGGAACACGGATGTTCCGACATCGCGTCCGTCCAGCACCGCGCCGGCGGCTTTGTTTGGCGGGTTTTTGACAAAGTCTTCCTGATAACTGCGAACGGCGGCCTGCGCTTCCTGCATCGCGCCAATATGCGGTGTCGCCTCCTCGACCCGCGGCGTACGCAGATCAGGATTTTTCAACACCGTATCCGGCAGAGGATATTTGATTGTCTCCAGAACCGGCCTGACATCTTCGATATTCGTCGGATCACCACCGCGCTCCAGCACTTCATGCGCAATGGCGCGGTATATCGCGCCGGTATCGAGATACGCATAGTCGAGGCGCTTTGCCAGTGCCTTGGCAAACGTACCTTTACCGCTCGCAGCAGGGCCGTCAACGGCAATAATGGTTTTTCGTGGCTGTTCAGACATGAACATTATTCTATATGAAAATGCCCGCTGCCGCCATAGGAAATATCAAGCGGCGCTATCATTACAAAGCGGCAACACAGATATTTACTCCTGCAAGCCCTGCGGCTTCTCAGGAACTTTTATGTTTGAATCTCTCGCGACCTCATGAAATTTATCCGTTGCGCTCGATAATGTTTCTTTAATGTTATGCACTTGTTCTGCCCAAAAATATTCATCAACACTGCTGGTTCTATTAAGCGTACGCTCTGCATCTTCCAGCAAATCTTTACACTCCTGGAACAGTTCCCAGTAATCTCCGCTTTTTTGCAACCGAATTTCCGACATGATCATTTGAATATAAAAATCGATATGTTGCCTCAGCTCAGCCAACTCTTTAATACGGCGCTCTAAAAGTTCTTCCGCCAATATCTGGTCTCTTTCGATCTCTGTGTTCAGCTCAACGGCTTTTTCCTCCGCCTTCTCTAAAAGCTCAAGCTGCTGTGCTGTAATATCTTCAAGCTCCACAACTTTCTCATCTGTTCTAAGCTCTTCTTTTTCGATTGTTTTTATTTCCTCCTCAGTCGCCTCGGGGTTCGGAGCGACGTCATGTAAAGCATCTTTAACAATTTCGCTACGTCTGACATCTTCATCCATAACATTTTCGACTATGCGCCGTGTTTGCTTCAGAACGGCATTATGGTCCCGCGGTTTACGAATGGATGTTTTAAATGGCATGCCCTGACGGAAAGAGACCTCTGTCAGAAAAATGTCAACAGCCTCATCCGGAGAAATCCCCAGCTTTTCAAAAACCTCAAAAGCTTTTTCTTTTGTTTCCGCGTGAATAGAAAATGCGGCTTTTTCATGTGTCATGTTTAAATTCTCCTGTATTTTATTCTAAATAATATATTTTCTACGCCCTATGTGATGATTACAGTTTTTTTCTTTTCCCTTTCTTCCGTTGCCTCTTCGGCGCTGATATTTGTCCGGTCCGGATGATATAAACCATCACCTGCGATAAGATTCTTATCGGAGCAACTCAAAATAATGTCATGGGAAAACTATCGACGGGCTTGCCGCCGATCTTGAGCGAAATTATGTACACGTACAGTGCCTGTTATAATAAACATTTCAAATCCTGTTTTTCGTATGCATATAGTTCCATTATAACACATGCCATAATAATGCGCAAAAAGCAGGTATTTTGAGCCCTGCTCTAGAGTGCAGGGCCTTATGCCGTGGATTTTCAGTGTGTCACCGGATTGCATTAAATATGAATGGCATGACCCAGTGTTTGCAACACGGCCTCATGGAAAGATTCACTCATCGTCGGATGGACATGGATTGTACCTTCGATATCTTCCAGAACCGTGTTCATTTCCAGCGCGAGTGCAAATTCTCCCGACATTTCCGAGATATGCGGCCCGACACCGTGAATACCGATAATCACATGATCGTCTTTGCGTGCAGTCACGCGAATAAAACCGCCTGATTTGTCGGCCTCAGTCGAAAGAGCGCGTCCGTTTGCGGCAAGCGGGAATTTTCCGGTGATGACCTCAATGCCTTTTTCTTTCGCCTCTGCAGGGGATAGGCCAACACCGATGATCTCGGGTTCGGTAAAGCAAACCGCAGCAATGGCACGCGGTACAAAACGGCGTTTTTTGCCCGCGATAATTTCAGCGACCATTTCCCCCTGTGCAGAGGCGCGATGCGCCAGCATCGGCTCGCCCGTGACATCGCCAATGGCCCAGACATTTTTCATCGAAGTGCGGCATTGTTCATCCACTTTGATAAAGGCGCCGTCCATATCGACCGCCATATTTTCCAGCCCCCAGCCCTCGGTATTCGGTTTGCGGCCGACCGTCACCAGTACTTTATCCGCAGGTAATTTTTGTTTTTTGCCGTCCGCATCAGTATATTCGACCGCCTGTTTTTTGCCGTCGCCTTTCAATCCGGCGGCTTTGCAATTCAGATGGACCGCAACATCATGTGCGCGCAACCATGCCGCGACAGGGCGGGTCAGCTCCTCATCATAGGAGGACAAGATACGATCCATAGCCTCAACAAAAGCGACATTAACCCCCATTTTGCGATAAGCGATGCCGATTTCCATACCGATATAACCGCCGCCGATGACGACAAGATTTTCCGGTAGCTTTGTGAGTGACAGTGCCTCGGTTGATGAAAGCACATCACCGCCAAATGGCATAAAGGGCAGTTCAACCGGTGTGGAGCCATTAGCCAATATCACATGTTCGGCCGTGATGGTGACAGCGCCCTCCTTGGTTTCAACAGTGCAGGTTTTGCCGTTCTGGAAATGTGCCCAGCCCATGATCCGGCGCACTTTCGCTTTTTTCAGCAGAGCTTCAACACCTGTATTGAGTTGGTCTACAATACCCTCTTTCCATGCGACGGTTTTGGCAAGGTCAAGTTTTGGCGCGGATTTGACGCTGATCCCCAGATGAGCCTCGCCGGTATGACGCCCTATTTCCTCAAAACGCGTTGCTGCATGGATGAGCGCCTTGGACGGAATACAGCCGCGGATCAGGCAAGTGCCGCCGCAACGGTCTCCCTCGACAATCACCGTATCCAGACCAAGCTGTCCTGCACGAATGGCGGCAACATAACCGCCGGGTCCCGCACCAATGACAAGAACGCTGCATTTGATGTTTTCTGACATTATTTTTCCCTACACAAAGATCATCGCCGGATTTTCAAGCAAAAGCTTGATGTAATTTACAAATTCCGCCGCATCATAACCATCGATGATACGGTGGTCGAAAGAGGAAGACAAATTCATCATTTTACGCACGGCAATATTGCCGTCCACGACCATCGGGCGTTCCACGATTTTGTTGACGCCGACAATCGCAACTTCGGGGGCATTAATAATCGGCGTTGAAATCAAACCGCCCAGCGGCCCCAGACTGGTGATTGTGATGGTGGAACCGATGAGTTCGTCCCGCG includes these proteins:
- a CDS encoding formate dehydrogenase, with protein sequence MKIYIPHDTSSLSLGAEDVLTAIQAKNPAFEIIRNGSRGLYWLEPLIEVEINDTRVAYGPVTAADIPALFEAGFPENARSHPLYLGPIEELDAFKCQSRLTFARCGLIDALNIDDYKFDALEKARALSPQKIIDAVKQSGLRGRGGAAFPTGIKWQTVLDTKSEQKYIVCNADEGDSGTFADRMLMEGDPYCLIEGMMIAGRAVEATQGYIYLRSEYPNTQKILQKAIDKAYAAGYLGKDFELEIRIGAGAYICGEETALLESLEGKRGMIRYRPPLPAVKGLFGKPTALNNVITLASIPFILTQGAEAYKNHGAGKSKGTLTIQLCGNVKYPGLYEIDFGLSLKELLYDIGGGTATGKPLKTVQCGGPLGAYLHESQFDLPMTYEDFAAQGAMLGHGGVVVFDDSVDMAQQARYAMEFCSIESCGKCTPCRIGSTRGVEVIDKIIANTERAKNLELLEDLCEVMTESSLCAMGGLTPAPVLSALKYFPEAFGLKPGKKAA
- the fdhF gene encoding formate dehydrogenase subunit alpha, whose amino-acid sequence is MAILKEKDFGTPARKTAADITLEIDGHHVTVPEGTSVMRAAAEIGINIPKLCATDSLEAFGSCRLCVVEIEGRKGYPGSCHTTVTDGMKIKTQSEKLAKLRRNTMELYISDHPLDCLTCAANGDCELQDMAGVVGLRDQRYGDEGKNHLSAQKDESNPYFTFDPSKCIVCSRCVRACEEIQGTHALTVEGRGFDSVISASQHDDFLASECVSCGACVDACPTATLMEKTTIEHGIGEHSVITTCAYCGVGCSLKAEIKGDQLVRMTPYKDGHANEGHACVKGRFAWGYATHPDRITSPMLREKITDPWREVSWEEALDYTARAFKRIQKEYGVKAIGGITSSRCTAEETFLVQKLVRAGFGNNNIDNCARVCHAPTGYGLRETLGTSAGTQNFASVAAADVVLLIGANPTDAHPVFASRLKKRLREGAQIIVIDPRKLALVDSPHIKAAFHLPLRPGTNVAMLNALAHVIVTENLVDEDFIKTRCEEFEIWKDFISEEKHSPEAMEKITGVPADDIRNAARLYAKSGNAAIYYGLGITEHSQGSTAVIGLANLAMATGNLGREGVGVNPLRGQNNVQGACDVGGFPHQFPGYRSVTDEATRKIFEKEWGVPLDDEPGLRIPNMIDAACAGTFKGIYIQGEDIVQSDPNSQHIAAGLEAMDCVVIHDIFLNETSKYAHVFLPGSSFLEKDGTFINAERRINRIRKIKEPLGGLADWQGTVALSKAMGYDMDYNHPSEVMDEIARTTPAFSGVSYEKLDRLGSVQWPCNEENPNGTPVMHIDKIVRNPGRFVTTEFVPTEEKTSKKFPLILTTGRILTQYNVGTQTRRTANNVWCSEDLLEIHEHDAEQRGISDGDLVAIQSRSGTVSLRAKISQRVQPGVVYTSFHFAESGTNVVTTKQSDWATECPEYKVVAVEIRLTNELSDWQKKVHQSHRDEPRLAADAE
- the fdhD gene encoding formate dehydrogenase accessory sulfurtransferase FdhD; the encoded protein is MIHPRTGHVTVKASSREAQLEQEIEKAIASEVPVAFIYNDVSHAVMMCTPQDLEDFARGFSLSEGIINKAEDIESIDIREAENGLLLTMKIPEENFMGVLRRKRNLTGSTSCSLCGIENLEEALCMPPAIESTVNISADAIYKAYDDLMQHQPEKKITGAVHAAAFVDVDGNIMLVREDVGRHNALDKLIGASLAAGISPQNGFVLLTSRCSSEMVQKAVFFGAPILAAISAPTSLAVTLADAANLTLVALLREKRFITFTHTDRITDPRL
- a CDS encoding (d)CMP kinase yields the protein MSEQPRKTIIAVDGPAASGKGTFAKALAKRLDYAYLDTGAIYRAIAHEVLERGGDPTNIEDVRPVLETIKYPLPDTVLKNPDLRTPRVEEATPHIGAMQEAQAAVRSYQEDFVKNPPNKAAGAVLDGRDVGTSVFPHADVKFYVTATPEERAKRRYQQQKDDNPGLTREMVLKDITLRDARDMNRQFSPLRPADDAHILDTTEDSPAETLEKGLAAVKAKLAPPRFKNGTGKFRFGR
- the lpdA gene encoding dihydrolipoyl dehydrogenase — encoded protein: MSENIKCSVLVIGAGPGGYVAAIRAGQLGLDTVIVEGDRCGGTCLIRGCIPSKALIHAATRFEEIGRHTGEAHLGISVKSAPKLDLAKTVAWKEGIVDQLNTGVEALLKKAKVRRIMGWAHFQNGKTCTVETKEGAVTITAEHVILANGSTPVELPFMPFGGDVLSSTEALSLTKLPENLVVIGGGYIGMEIGIAYRKMGVNVAFVEAMDRILSSYDEELTRPVAAWLRAHDVAVHLNCKAAGLKGDGKKQAVEYTDADGKKQKLPADKVLVTVGRKPNTEGWGLENMAVDMDGAFIKVDEQCRTSMKNVWAIGDVTGEPMLAHRASAQGEMVAEIIAGKKRRFVPRAIAAVCFTEPEIIGVGLSPAEAKEKGIEVITGKFPLAANGRALSTEADKSGGFIRVTARKDDHVIIGIHGVGPHISEMSGEFALALEMNTVLEDIEGTIHVHPTMSESFHEAVLQTLGHAIHI